The Lewinellaceae bacterium DNA window TAGCAGGTACTACATCCGTCAAGGAAATCACCCGGAATTATGTTACGAATGGCTAGTCCGAATTATTAAATACTCATGGCTGGATGGTTATTGTCCGATCATGAAGGGAAGGTCATGATGAGACCTGGAATGAATAGCATTTTGATGATGACTTTCAATTCTTGAAGAATCTATTAATTTTGTGCCCTGTTTCGGGTCCCGTAGCTCAGCTGGATAGAGCAACTGACTTCTAATCAGTAGGTCACAGGTTCGAATCCTGTCGGGATCACCAGAGCATCCCTGAAACCCCAGTAAAATGAGGGTTTTAACAAAAATGGGTAAAACATAGGTAAAACATGGAGGTTCTTTTCGGGCCTCCATGTTTGAATCCTGTGTATGTTAGCAACCTTCAAGCTAACAGAACTAGATTAACAGTGATTGTAAGCTAACGAATGGATTTACCTCAAAGTTCAGTATAAATTCCAAGGTAAATAAGCGATTTAAGACTCATCTCTTTTCTTATACAAGGTCAATCTGATTCTGATAATTCGACATAGGGGGTATCGAAAAAAAGAAGGAAAGACTCGGGGTATGACGTTACTTAGTATGGAGTTGTGTTTGGTCATTAGAATTACTCATACAGGTCTTCAATATGTGATATAGGAGCATTCTGTTTGACTGAAGCAATTCCATTTTCCATTCCTAATTTGGCCTTATACATCTCACTTCGACCAATGATTTCGTTGTTCTTTGCGAAAAGGACTAAGCAATTTTGTCCATATTTATTTTTTTTCAGGTCGAAATCAACATTCACTTAATAAATAATAACGACCTTTAATCAAGTTTTATTCATTTACTTCTTCGACATATTCTACTTCCGCCGCGTCAATATCTTTGAATATTCTTTTTGTTGTAAATACAAAATGCATCATTGAATAAGCTACTAAAAGTAGCAAAGCTACATAACTGAGTTCAATCAGGGTAATTGGATTTTCGAAACTTATCTTAATAGTAAATATTCCATAAACTAGGGCAGCAATTAATATTATTGCAGCATTCAAATACGTTACAATACTGCAGAAATTTAAAAATCTTGTTAATATTATTTTATCTGAAAAATCGTCTTTCAGAATTTTAATTAAATAACTTTTAGCGGTTATGAAGTAGTATAGAATACAAAACATTCCACCACTAAAATAGAAAATATAAGGTTTTCT harbors:
- a CDS encoding YegP family protein; its protein translation is MNVDFDLKKNKYGQNCLVLFAKNNEIIGRSEMYKAKLGMENGIASVKQNAPISHIEDLYE